Proteins encoded within one genomic window of Companilactobacillus sp.:
- a CDS encoding SLAP domain-containing protein encodes MKKSIKYAGFAAATLVAVAPVAAPILNSTSAVPTAANTAKATYSKATQEDAYNTFDATFKNYNNATQADFIYGSAFALLNTNNRYTYSGELLNGILRPLHPQYQSVINDLDVTALLNSIVYVVVPAEGTSSEWKNQMVAAGQYGGSVNYRIVGLPMQTVKDHALWSNQQLVKYFEPVELNGKPLDKTVYAKTQTTIQQVHAMNINFETPVEGYVGQSKTDFGTTGQYPITIKDNLGNDVTPQDVTSTFYNGLDLATIINQSTLPKAGKVVQKMTIKFNRNEYNALFNDLDQITINGEGYSGGLLSKVWDKIGNTLTLTREIDVGLDNYTNSEINGVVTTPITNGSDPSNVTALYDQKGNKVNGRALAQGTDWFTDTKRVNNNTGEVFYRVSTNEWVKASEVKYADKDTSGGGDENTGLTDITDLPSGSTVSLAGPAGFVYSLYGKDGSSATRGLAGDSSWATDQQAKDANGNIYYRVSTNEWIMQGSGVTLN; translated from the coding sequence ATGAAAAAATCTATCAAATACGCCGGATTTGCTGCCGCAACCCTAGTAGCTGTTGCACCAGTTGCTGCACCTATTTTAAACTCTACCTCAGCAGTTCCGACTGCAGCCAATACTGCCAAGGCAACTTATAGCAAAGCAACTCAGGAAGATGCATACAATACTTTTGATGCAACTTTCAAGAATTACAATAATGCAACACAAGCAGATTTCATTTATGGATCAGCATTCGCATTATTGAACACTAACAACCGATACACCTATTCAGGTGAATTACTAAATGGGATCTTAAGACCATTGCATCCGCAATACCAATCAGTGATCAACGACCTAGACGTAACCGCATTGCTTAACTCGATCGTTTACGTAGTAGTTCCAGCTGAAGGAACATCTTCAGAATGGAAGAACCAAATGGTCGCAGCTGGTCAGTACGGAGGATCAGTAAATTATCGAATCGTTGGATTACCAATGCAAACGGTTAAAGACCATGCACTTTGGTCAAACCAACAATTGGTTAAATACTTTGAGCCAGTTGAATTGAATGGTAAACCATTAGATAAGACAGTTTATGCAAAAACACAAACAACTATCCAACAAGTTCATGCAATGAACATTAATTTCGAAACACCAGTTGAAGGATACGTTGGACAATCAAAGACTGATTTTGGTACTACAGGCCAATATCCAATCACAATCAAAGATAATCTTGGAAACGACGTTACGCCACAAGATGTTACATCAACTTTTTACAATGGATTGGATTTAGCAACAATCATCAACCAATCAACACTTCCAAAAGCTGGTAAAGTTGTTCAGAAGATGACAATCAAGTTCAATCGTAATGAATACAACGCTTTATTCAACGACTTAGACCAAATCACAATCAATGGCGAAGGATATAGTGGTGGACTGTTGAGCAAGGTTTGGGACAAGATTGGAAACACATTAACATTGACACGTGAAATTGACGTAGGTCTTGATAACTACACAAATTCTGAAATCAACGGTGTGGTAACAACTCCAATCACTAATGGAAGCGACCCAAGCAACGTCACAGCACTTTATGACCAAAAGGGCAATAAGGTTAACGGACGTGCGCTAGCTCAGGGAACAGACTGGTTCACAGACACGAAACGTGTTAACAACAATACCGGTGAAGTATTCTACCGTGTATCAACAAATGAATGGGTAAAAGCTTCAGAAGTTAAATACGCTGACAAAGACACATCAGGCGGCGGAGATGAGAATACTGGCTTAACAGACATTACTGACTTGCCAAGTGGCTCAACCGTAAGTTTAGCTGGACCAGCAGGATTCGTATACTCGCTATACGGTAAAGACGGCTCATCAGCTACACGAGGCCTAGCAGGCGACTCTTCTTGGGCAACTGACCAACAAGCAAAAGATGCAAACGGCAATATCTACTATCGCGTATCTACTAACGAGTGGATCATGCAAGGAAGCGGGGTAACATTAAACTAA
- a CDS encoding O-antigen ligase family protein, with product MQSFIKKYSIFLMLYIVFQPVLDAITGVMAKEHMSVTFGVFVRLLVMAVTVVFLIMYLLLNRNTKKGFMIIGYFVILALVAAISMFVNYKQKVLFVPSLELTTLAKSMYYPIMLFAYFFAFEELHRDGILNKYFPKVVFYAVNIISVVMIIAHFTHSSFSSYSYYNLGESGWFYAANELSAIVSISFPILVWYATDKLSNAKRWYYWISVVLAVYSALLIGTKGAFIAIIFGTVMGLLAALVQRIQRKGNPKHLNGMIVLMIATLIGIGVAYPMMAVAKTQNLHEEMIKYKKERAKTKKGLNKDQEKYVQTNKYVSYIFSGRTIYFENASHNFAKATPAQKIFGMGYATSFKKVKHAKLVEMDYVDILFQFGFLGAIIYMLPLIYSFIYLLILFFRRFGSMWSFKWAMLVASVLLGFGMALLTGHVIEAPSVSIYFVTSLAFAMYNAKLFVKNKKDPVELDVIE from the coding sequence ATGCAAAGTTTTATTAAAAAATACAGCATTTTCTTAATGCTGTATATTGTTTTTCAACCGGTATTAGATGCCATTACTGGGGTAATGGCTAAAGAACATATGAGCGTGACATTTGGGGTTTTCGTAAGATTGCTCGTCATGGCTGTAACAGTTGTCTTTTTGATCATGTACTTGTTGTTGAACCGTAACACTAAAAAAGGATTTATGATCATTGGCTACTTCGTTATCTTAGCTTTAGTAGCTGCAATAAGTATGTTCGTCAACTACAAACAAAAGGTACTATTTGTTCCAAGTCTAGAATTAACTACTCTAGCAAAAAGTATGTATTATCCAATTATGCTATTTGCTTACTTCTTTGCTTTTGAAGAACTTCATCGTGATGGTATTTTAAACAAATACTTCCCGAAAGTGGTATTTTATGCAGTCAACATCATTTCGGTCGTAATGATCATTGCACACTTCACTCATTCCAGTTTCAGTTCATATTCTTACTATAACTTAGGTGAGAGTGGCTGGTTCTATGCTGCTAATGAGCTAAGTGCTATCGTTTCGATCTCGTTTCCTATTTTGGTCTGGTATGCTACAGACAAACTTTCAAACGCTAAGAGATGGTATTACTGGATCTCAGTTGTCTTAGCTGTTTATTCAGCTCTATTGATTGGTACCAAGGGTGCATTTATTGCAATCATCTTCGGTACTGTTATGGGACTATTGGCAGCCTTAGTTCAACGTATTCAAAGAAAAGGTAATCCCAAACACTTAAATGGGATGATCGTTCTGATGATTGCAACGTTAATTGGAATCGGTGTGGCTTATCCAATGATGGCTGTTGCCAAGACTCAAAACTTGCATGAAGAAATGATCAAGTATAAGAAGGAACGTGCTAAGACTAAAAAGGGCCTTAACAAAGACCAAGAGAAGTATGTCCAAACTAACAAGTATGTTTCATATATCTTCAGTGGTCGGACAATTTACTTCGAGAATGCATCGCATAACTTTGCTAAAGCTACTCCTGCACAAAAGATATTTGGAATGGGGTACGCAACTAGTTTCAAGAAAGTTAAGCATGCCAAGTTAGTTGAAATGGATTACGTCGATATCTTGTTCCAATTCGGATTCTTAGGTGCAATCATTTACATGTTGCCTCTGATCTATAGTTTCATCTACTTGTTGATCCTATTCTTCAGACGTTTCGGTTCAATGTGGTCATTCAAGTGGGCAATGTTAGTTGCCAGTGTCCTATTAGGATTTGGTATGGCATTGCTAACAGGTCACGTTATCGAAGCACCGTCAGTAAGTATTTACTTCGTAACTTCATTGGCATTTGCAATGTACAATGCAAAATTATTCGTTAAAAATAAAAAAGATCCCGTCGAGTTAGACGTGATCGAATAG
- a CDS encoding ArgE/DapE family deacylase, with product MAVFNDEQKLDILKDLISINSVNDNEKEVATYIQDLFAKHDIKAELTNVNGNRANLVAEIGHGKPVLGLTGHMDVVDPGNLDDWNSDPFKLTEKDGKLYGRGVSDMKSGLAAMVITMIELHQQGLPKQGTIRLMATLGEEVGEEGSAFMQKDGYMDDVDGLIIGEPTGFNESYAQKGSMDIKFTSKGKTSHSSMPELGFNAIDPLMNLLNEATDKFRNDPRPHDSMGPLVFNTTTIKGGTQVNSIPDSAEAEVNVRTIPEYQNDEVVKVLNELVDKYNKQGAHIAMEMVMDEGPVDGDKDNLLIQLTTELLHKYTKGEVVYLKELFADINSTMQKYQNGDIMIVVSPGITDASNLIKGKSAKVPFIVAGPGNLTSHQVNEELSKQMYYDYIEMYQKLTIQFLEKVDVDDTIA from the coding sequence ATGGCTGTTTTTAATGATGAACAAAAGCTAGATATTTTAAAGGACCTTATTTCGATCAACTCGGTCAACGACAATGAAAAAGAAGTCGCTACCTATATTCAAGATTTATTTGCAAAACACGATATTAAAGCTGAATTGACTAATGTTAATGGCAATCGTGCCAATTTGGTTGCTGAAATTGGACATGGAAAACCAGTCTTGGGATTGACCGGACATATGGATGTTGTTGATCCGGGTAATTTAGATGACTGGAATTCAGACCCATTTAAACTCACAGAAAAAGACGGCAAGTTATATGGTCGTGGAGTCAGCGATATGAAATCTGGGTTGGCTGCAATGGTGATCACTATGATCGAATTGCATCAGCAAGGTTTACCAAAGCAAGGAACGATTCGTTTGATGGCAACCTTAGGAGAAGAAGTCGGTGAAGAAGGTTCGGCATTCATGCAAAAAGATGGCTACATGGATGATGTCGATGGTTTGATCATCGGTGAACCAACCGGATTTAACGAGTCATATGCCCAAAAGGGTTCAATGGACATTAAATTTACTTCTAAAGGTAAGACCAGCCACAGTTCCATGCCAGAGCTTGGATTCAATGCTATTGATCCACTAATGAATTTGTTGAACGAAGCTACTGACAAGTTTAGAAATGATCCTCGTCCACACGATTCCATGGGTCCACTAGTATTCAATACGACAACGATCAAAGGTGGAACGCAAGTTAACTCCATTCCTGACTCTGCTGAAGCCGAAGTAAATGTTAGAACTATTCCTGAATATCAAAATGATGAAGTTGTAAAGGTATTAAATGAGCTAGTCGACAAGTACAACAAACAAGGTGCTCATATCGCTATGGAAATGGTCATGGATGAAGGACCTGTTGACGGCGACAAGGATAACTTATTGATTCAGCTAACTACTGAGTTGTTGCACAAATACACTAAGGGTGAAGTTGTCTATTTGAAGGAATTATTCGCTGATATCAATTCAACGATGCAGAAGTATCAAAATGGCGACATCATGATTGTCGTCAGTCCTGGTATCACAGACGCATCCAACTTGATCAAGGGTAAATCTGCCAAGGTGCCATTTATCGTCGCAGGACCCGGTAATTTGACCTCTCATCAAGTAAATGAGGAGTTAAGCAAACAAATGTATTATGATTACATTGAAATGTATCAAAAGCTGACAATCCAATTTTTGGAAAAAGTCGACGTTGACGATACGATTGCTTAA
- a CDS encoding GntR family transcriptional regulator, protein MKVPVYIQIHNRIKKEIEEGKWAVGARIPSERKLADEFDVSRMTLRQAIQTLVDEGILQRQVGSGTYVASSKVQEKMSGTTSFTEITESQGKHPSSKTVSYHVADPSLSEMEKLKLHEGDEVLRMERIRYADNQPICFEVATIPSSIVENLDKQDITSSLYNALEEKAGLKLGKASQTVSAMLASERIATLLNVKRGSAILRLRQVTTLDDGLPFEYVRSQYVGERFEFYLER, encoded by the coding sequence ATGAAAGTCCCTGTTTATATTCAAATTCATAATCGAATCAAGAAAGAAATTGAAGAAGGCAAGTGGGCTGTCGGCGCCCGGATTCCCTCAGAAAGAAAGCTTGCTGACGAATTTGACGTAAGTAGAATGACTTTAAGACAAGCCATCCAAACCTTAGTTGATGAAGGGATTTTACAGCGTCAAGTTGGTTCTGGTACTTATGTTGCCAGTAGCAAAGTCCAAGAGAAAATGTCTGGGACGACTAGCTTTACAGAGATAACCGAAAGCCAAGGTAAGCATCCATCTAGCAAGACTGTGTCTTACCATGTGGCTGATCCATCCTTAAGCGAAATGGAAAAATTGAAGTTGCACGAAGGAGACGAAGTTCTTCGAATGGAACGTATCCGTTACGCAGATAATCAACCTATCTGTTTTGAAGTCGCTACGATTCCTAGCAGCATTGTTGAAAATCTTGATAAGCAAGATATTACATCATCGCTTTATAATGCTCTAGAAGAGAAGGCCGGCTTGAAATTAGGCAAGGCCAGCCAAACCGTTTCTGCAATGTTAGCTTCAGAACGAATTGCAACTTTATTGAATGTTAAGCGCGGTTCTGCTATTTTAAGACTACGTCAGGTAACTACGTTAGATGACGGATTGCCATTTGAGTATGTTCGTTCTCAATACGTCGGCGAACGTTTTGAATTTTATCTTGAAAGATAA